One Marasmius oreades isolate 03SP1 chromosome 2, whole genome shotgun sequence DNA segment encodes these proteins:
- a CDS encoding uncharacterized protein (BUSCO:EOG09260M87), giving the protein MDSTVSKQLVDKIYEKRKAAALELEKQIRECHQQGDDRRIAQIIDQLIDMLSNPSNPLHVRNGGLIGLAGTAIALGVEVAPYMDKFIYPLLDCFVDPENRIRYFSAECLYNIAKVSKGEILVYFNEIFDALSKLAADSELSVKNGAELLDRLLKDIVAESASVYIPIYPEPEKLRDDNHGVLVPHPVPGDDGHGTPKKAFSLAHFIPLLRERIYVVSPFTRSYLVSWITVLDSVPELELISYLPEFLDGLLKYLSDPTDDVRVATEVLLADFLREIREVCTFKTRIEEAKPSKRAGEDSIPRTNSEKGLDVDQSERAVFLDGSDTRPNYENEPRDDYGSDFDIRDTGAWIPGQGVKMDFGSIIEILIQQLDGEHAEIQQSTALRWLAEFLTFASDVLVPFTPRLLPAILPNLAHHDPMIQSAAIRTNKLLLSVIQNLPSPPPDKPRTQDKPPASRAQASPTPTANTSRQSTSGKESKEVSSPESPADVNPPVPLVRPRGSGTDLSTIPASDASRPHSPISSLSHSGQSHVLQSSVFEEPDPFDYQATVNELTVQFLSEFEETRVAALKWLIMLHQKAPKKILAMDDGTFPALLKTLSDNSEEVIKHDLQLLAQISSSSEENYFKAFMINLLELFSTDRRLLENRGSFIIRQLCLNLNTERIYRTFAEILEKEDDLEFASVIVQKLNMILITSPELTDFRKRLKSLETRTDKRCLQRYIGRGVTMLLQSFLCVSLLKLTNTPRIYSPYLRIWRRMYKCSFKSTSLYNLLNPLFSLISAYNYWNPNATRIYSNVCMGCSCSYRRVQPSYLFEID; this is encoded by the exons ATGG ACTCCACTGTGTCAAAGCAGCTTGTCGACAAAATCTACGAGAAACGAAAAGCTGCTGCCCTTGAACTCGAGAA GCAGATACGAGAATGCCACCAACAAGGAGATGACCGACGCATTGCCCAAATCATTGACCAGCTCATTGACATGCTCAGCAACCCCTCTAACCCTTTACACGTGCGCAATGGAGGATTGATTGGTTTGGCGGGAACAGCAATTGCTCTGGGGGTCGAAGTAGCCCCGTATATGGACAAGTTCATATACCCTCTTCTCGATTGTTTTGTGGACCCAGAGAATAGGATCCGGTATTTCTCAGCGGAATGCCTATATAACATTGCGAAGGTTTCCAAGGGCGAAATTCTGGTTTATTTCAATGAAATATTCGATGCGCTGAGCAAG TTAGCTGCGGACTCCGAACTCTCGGTCAAGAATGGGGCGGAACTCTTGGATAGGCTGCTGAAGGACATTGTGGCGGAATCTGCATCAGTATACATTCCGATCTATCCAGAACCCGAGAAACTGCGGGATGATAATCATGGAGTGCTGGTCCCCCATCCCGTTCCGGGTGACGATGGACATGGAACACCCAAGAAAGCGTTCTCCTTGGCCCATTTCATTCCTCTCCTCCGCGAACGAATATACGTTGTCAGTCCTTTCACAAGAAGCTATCTCGTGTCGTGGATCACTGTGTTGGATTCAGTGCCTGAATTGGAACTTATCTCATATCTCCCAGAGTTTTTGGACGGCCTTCT AAAATATCTTTCTGATCCTACGGACGATGTTAGGGTGGCTACTGAGGTTCTTCTTGCCGATTTTCTACGAGAGATACGCGAAGTGTGCACGTTTAAGACGCGTATTGAAGAAGCTAAGCCTTCCAAACGCGCTGGAGAAGATTCTATCCCCCGTACCAACAGTGAGAAAGGTCTAGATGTGGATCAATCAGAACGAGCAGTATTCTTGGACGGAAGTGACACTCGTCCAAACTATGAAAACGAGCCGAGGGATGATTACGGTTCAGACTTCGATATCAGAGATACCGGTG CTTGGATTCCCGGGCAAGGCGTGAAGATGGATTTTGGGTCTATCATTGAGATACTGATCCAACAACTCGACGGAGAAC ATGCTGAGATACAGCAATCTACAGCCCTTCGTTGGCTTGCGGAGTTCCTAACGTTTGCTTCGGATGTCTTGGTCCCCTTCACTCCACGGCTACTCCCGGCTATCCTGCCTAATCTCGCACATCACGATCCTATGATACAATCAGCGGCCATCCGTACCAATAAACTACTTCTCTCTGTTATACAGAACCTACCATCTCCTCCACCAGACAAACCAAGAACACAAGATAAACCACCTGCTTCACGCGCCCAGGCTTCCCCCACACCCACAGCGAACACGTCACGACAATCTACCTCAGGAAAGGAGTCCAAAGAAGTATCTTCACCGGAGTCACCCGCTGACGTTAATCCTCCTGTCCCCCTAGTAAGACCGAGAGGAAGTGGTACCGATCTAAGTACAATTCCAGCCTCTGACGCAAGTCGGCCGCACTCCCCCATATCATCTCTCAGCCACTCTGGGCAATCTCATGTGCTCCAGTCCTCGGTTTTCGAAGAGCCCGATCCTTTTGACTACCAGGCCACCGTTAATGAGCTCACGGTCCAGTTTCTGAGCGAATTTGAGGAGACCAGAGTTGCAGCTTTAAAGTGGCTAATTATGCTCCATCAGAAAGCTCCCAAGAAG ATACTGGCTATGGATGATGGCACCTTCCCCGCTCTCCTGAAAACTTTATCGGACAACTCAGAGGAG GTTATCAAACATGATTTGCAGCTGCTCGCACAAATATCTTCGAGTTCAGAAGAAAACTATTTCAAAGCCTTCATGATCAATCTTCTCGAGTTGTTTAGCACCGATAGGCGACTACTTGAGAATAGGGGTAGCTTTATCATCCGACAACTATGTCTGAACTTGAACACGGAACGGATCTATCGTACATTTGCTGAAATCTtggagaaagaagat GACCTTGAATTTGCTAGTGTTATCGTACAGAAGCTGAACATGATTCTCATTACCTCTCCAGAGCTTACGGATTTCAGGAAGAGATTGAAAAGTTTGGAAACGCGG ACGGACAAGCGCTGTTTACAACGTTATATCGGTCGTGGTGTCACAATGCTGTTGCAGTCTTTTCTTTGTGTCTCCTTGCTCAAGCTTACGAACACGCCTCGAATTTACTCTCCTTATT TGCGGATTTGGAGGCGAATGTACAAATGCTCGTTCAAATCGACAAGCTTGTACAACTTATTGAATCCCCTGTTTTCACTT ATATCCGCCTACAATTACTGGAACCCGAACGCTACCCGTATTTATTCAAATGTTTGTATGGGTTGCTCATGCTCCTACCGCAGAGTTCAGCCTTCATATCTCTTCGAAATCGATTGA
- a CDS encoding uncharacterized protein (BUSCO:EOG09260JT9) has protein sequence MLSSSPRAHLAPLPPSSAPDGFETRSINENRSRSGTPRRPTTDALALGDEETDSRQEQEAARRRRKIARGQQNTDIPFVRDNIGETLTETFEQFLRTFTEDVALAQTPRSDGGIPDVPEGELYYIQQIHEMRENEFCTLYVDYGHILAKDDELATAIQSQYYRFMPYLCRAVHNLVAEFEPEYLKINPTAARTDSTNLQSREFYVAFYHLPLIHGIRDLRTDHIGTLMSISGTVTRTSEVRPELLFGTFICQVCGGIINDVEQQFKYTEPSLCPNPKCGNRAAWDLQIDSSKFSDWQKVRIQENPSEIPTGSMPRSLDVILRSELVERAKAGDKFVFTGTFIVVPDVSQLGLPGGQKAEVQRQANRAAPDGTTGGIAGGVTGLKSLGVRDLQYKTAFLACMAHDADARSGNNIRGEQDGGESGQQDFVQSLTEPEYEELSAMINTEDIVSRLVESVAPTVYGHEIVKKGLLLQLLGGVHKETAEGMHLRGDINICIVGDPSTSKSQFLKYICGFLPRAVYTSGKASSAAGLTAAVVKDEETGDFTIEAGALMLADNGICAIDEFDKMDIADQVAIHEAMEQQTISIAKAGIHATLNARTSILAAANPIGGRYDRKKSLRANVQMTAPIMSRFDLFFVVLDDCDEKTDENIARHIVDVHRYQDDAINPVYSTESLQRYIRYARTFNPKLTPEAADVLVEKYRILRQDDAVGAGRNSYRITVRQLESMVRLSEAIARAHCSHEIQPTYVREAYSLLRQSIIHVEQDDIDFDQEELRGERSEVPQKAEDADDESQDVEMSAVDMDTTDQIDGGSRTVTHTDGATVASSSSQVLRVPEPATPAAGTKKRMVITHDKFMTLRSLIVYHLSEVERETKQGLDRDELIDWYLEEKEGEMQDIEDLEYEKELVTKVLRKLVKDNYLLEVRGDVQDSLPSIDESSQNAQTSSTAAEGENMKVYYMVHPSVDTEESSSFA, from the exons ATGCTCTCGTCCTCTCCGCGTGCTCATCTCGCTCCCCTCCCTCCAAGTAGTGCCCCTGATGGTTTTGAGACTCGATCTATCAACGAAAATCGCTCTAGAAGTGGTACACCACGTCGTCCAACCACAGATGCTTTGGCTTTAGGTGATGAGGAGACGGATAGCcgacaggaacaggaagcggctcggaggaggaggaagatcgCGAGAGGTCAGCAAAATACTGATATTCCATTTGTCAGAGATAATATTGGCGAAACTCTTACCGAGACGTTTGAGCAATTCCTCAGAAC TTTTACTGAGGACGTTGCTCTTGCTCAAACGCCGCGATCAGACGGTGGTATTCCAGATGTTCCCGAAGGAGAGCTCTATTATATCCAGCAAATTCACGAGATGCGTGAAAACGAGTTCTGTACACTATATGTGGATTACGGTCACATCCTTGCGAAGGACGACGAACTCGCCACCGCGATTCAAAGCCAGTACTATCGTTTCATGCCATACCTCTGTCGGGCTGTTCATAACCTCGTAGCCGAGTTTGAGCCAGAATACCTAAAGATCAATCCCACGGCAGCTAGGACAGATTCAACCAATCTTCAGTCGCGGGAGTTTTACGTCGCTTTCTATCATCTTCCGCTAATTCATGGGATAAGGGACCTCCGAACCGATCATATTGGCACTCTCATGAGTATTAGTGGCACTGTAACTCGTACAAGCGAAGTTCGTCCTGAACTTCTCTTTGGCACTTTCATCTGCCAAGTCTGCGGAGGGATCATCAATGACGTCGAGCAACAATTTAAATACACCGAG CCCTCCCTATGCCCAAACCCAAAATGTGGAAACCGTGCAGCATGGGATCTACAAATCGATTCTTCTAAATTCTCAGACTGGCAGAAAGTAAGGATTCAGGAGAACCCATCCGAAATTCCTACCGGCTCTATGCCTCGCTCCTTGGATGTAATACTACGATCAGAACTTGTGGAACGAGCGAAAGCCGGCGACAAGTTCGTCTTCACTGGTACATTTATTGTTGTACCTGATGTGAGCCAACTTGGACTTCCGGGTGGACAAAAGGCTGAAGTACAACGACAAGCGAATCGCGCTGCCCCTGATGGTACTACTGGTGGAATTGCCGGTGGAGTGACAGGATTAAAATCTCTTGGTGTTCGAGATCTACAGTATAAGACGGCTTTCTTGGCGTGTATGGCGCATGATGCGGATGCGAGG TCCGGAAACAACATTCGAGGGGAGCAGGATGGTGGAGAAAGTGGCCAACAGGACTTTGTCCAGTCACTTACAGAGCCGGAGTATGAAGAGCTGTCAGCCATGATCAACACTGAGGACATTGTTTCTCGACTTGTCGAGAGCGTTGCACCTACTGTTTATGGTCATGAAATAGTCAAGAAAGGTTTACTCCTGCAACTTCTGGGAGGTGTACACAAAGAGACCGCAGAAGGGATGCATCTTCGAGGAGATATCAATATCTGCATTGTGGGAGACCCGTCTACCTCAAAATCTCAATTTCTGAA GTATATCTGTGGCTTTCTCCCTCGCGCGGTCTACACTTCTGGGAAAGCGTCGTCTGCCGCCGGTCTAACGGCTGCTGTAGTTAAGGACGAGGAAACGGGTGATTTTACTATCGAAGCCGGAGCTCTGATGCTAGCAGACAATGGCATCTGTGCTATTGATGAGTTCGACAAAATGGACATCGCTGACCAAGTCGCTATTCACGAAGCAATGGAACAGCAAACTATCTCCATTGCGAAGGCCGGAATTCATGCTACACTCAACGCCAGGACCTCGATCCTTGCTGCGGCCAACCCAATTGGAGGACGATATGACAGAAAGAAATCGCTGAGGGCCAACGTACAAATGACCGCCCCCATCATGAGCCGCTTCGACCTTTTCTTTGTTGTCCTTGACGATTGCGACGAGAAGACGGACGAAAATATCGCTCGACATATTGTTGACGTGCACAGATATCAGGACGACGCCATCAACCCTGTATACAGCACGGAGTCACTGCAGAGATACATCCGATATGCGCGTACATTCAATCCAAAG TTAACGCCAGAAGCTGCTGATGTTTTAGTCGAGAAGTATCGCATACTCCGTCAAGATGATGCCGTCGGTGCGGGACGGAATTCTTATCGTATCACGGTTCGGCAACTGGAGAGTATGGTTCGATTGAGTGAGGCTATTGCAAGAGCTCACTGTAGCCATGAG ATACAGCCCACCTATGTCCGCGAGGCTTATTCTCTACTGCGGCAATCGATCATTCACGTAGAACAAgatgatattgacttcgatCAAGAAGAGCTACGGGGAGAACGTAGTGAGGTACCTCAGAAGGCAGAAGATGCAGACGATGAATCTCAGGACGTGGAAATGTCGGCTGTAGACATGGACACGACGGACCAGATAGACGGGGGATCGAGAACGGTAACGCACACGGATGGCGCAACCGtggcttcatcttcttctcaaGTCCTTCGAGTTCCCGAACCTGCAACACCTGCTGCTGGGACAAAGAAACGAATGGTGATAACGCATGACAAATTCATGACCTTAAGGAGTCTTATTGTCTACCATCTGTCGGAAGTCGAACGTGAAACCAAGCAGGGACTTGATAGAGACGAGCTCATCGATTGGTAtttggaagagaaggagggagAGATGCAGGACATTGAAGATTTGGAATATGAAAAAGAACTCGTAACGAAAGTGCTCAGGAAATTGGTTAAG GATAACTACCTCCTTGAAGTGAGGGGAGATGTACAAGACTCTTTACCGTCAATAGACGAATCTTCGCAAAATGCACAGACATCGTCGACCGCAGCAGAAGGAGAGAACATGAAGGTTTACTACATGGTCCACCCCTCCGTGGATACTGAAGAATCATCTTCATTTGCTTAA